A single Crateriforma conspicua DNA region contains:
- a CDS encoding methyltransferase domain-containing protein, protein MIARSGFAIEDFPQTLPAGHRLQERCLLPELMDDPRLDDQLHYQALDGLRRINRISRCSKRFWPTLKQLANTMDRPLRVLDVATGGGDVVASLSRMAQRSGTPMQIDGCDISRRALRYARLHAETTGMKDCRFFAIDVLKESLPGEYDVILNSLFLHHLTRCEAVRVLANMAAACRRAVLISDLRRTRWGYFLAAAGSRLITRSPIVHLDGAQSVRAAWSDTEIKGITHDAGLGDGELTFHWPQRFFLKWCKP, encoded by the coding sequence TTGATCGCCCGTTCTGGCTTTGCCATCGAGGACTTTCCGCAAACGCTTCCCGCAGGTCATCGCCTGCAGGAACGTTGTCTGTTGCCGGAATTGATGGATGACCCACGGTTGGATGACCAACTTCATTACCAAGCGCTCGACGGTCTGCGACGCATCAACCGAATCAGCCGATGCAGTAAGCGGTTTTGGCCCACGCTGAAACAATTGGCAAACACGATGGACCGACCGCTGCGTGTTTTGGATGTTGCCACCGGTGGTGGTGACGTGGTGGCTTCGCTTTCCCGAATGGCTCAACGCAGTGGAACGCCAATGCAGATCGACGGTTGCGACATCAGCCGGCGAGCCTTGCGCTATGCTCGCCTGCATGCCGAAACAACGGGCATGAAGGACTGTCGATTCTTCGCGATCGATGTTTTGAAAGAGTCGTTGCCAGGCGAGTACGACGTGATTCTGAACTCATTGTTCCTGCACCACCTGACGCGATGCGAAGCGGTCCGCGTCTTGGCCAACATGGCCGCCGCCTGTCGACGCGCCGTCTTGATCAGTGACCTTCGCCGTACCAGATGGGGATACTTCTTGGCGGCCGCGGGGTCACGTCTGATCACGCGCAGCCCGATCGTGCACCTCGACGGCGCACAATCCGTGCGTGCCGCTTGGTCGGACACCGAAATCAAAGGGATCACCCACGATGCCGGGCTCGGTGATGGTGAATTGACCTTCCATTGGCCGCAACGCTTCTTTCTAAAGTGGTGCAAGCCATGA
- a CDS encoding NAD(P)/FAD-dependent oxidoreductase: MPTDVPDNLQSAGQTLWDCIVIGAGPAGSLAARQLAKDGMRTLLVDRKSFPRDKVCGACVNHRALTALNAAGLQHVVRTCGGIRLSHFDLRAGGKHVRLNLPGGLAVSRHRLDAALFDAARDAGAVTLSRVGASVLPRESDAAHRDVQLTVANTSSSTKAVVRGKTVLAADGLGHPSLRKLNEFTDSISANSRIGLGGILRDDAAHPAFEHFKPGVIYMATGAQGYVGMVRVENGHLNFAAAVDRSGYRSASAPQTMLADIMQTAGYGPLPIGDLQLTGTPELTRRINRVASDRVFVVGDAAGYVEPFTGEGMAWAFAGGLSVAPVIRQSLDDSASAGLAETRWQQHWNQQIASRQRWCRRLTWLLRRPRAIDVAMKTACVFPRLTSPIIQSMNASFAG, encoded by the coding sequence ATGCCCACAGACGTGCCCGATAACCTCCAATCCGCGGGCCAAACCCTTTGGGACTGCATCGTCATCGGTGCGGGCCCCGCCGGCAGCCTTGCGGCACGGCAGTTGGCCAAAGACGGAATGCGGACATTGCTTGTGGACCGCAAATCGTTCCCTCGTGACAAAGTCTGTGGCGCATGCGTGAATCACCGCGCATTGACCGCTCTTAACGCAGCCGGTCTACAGCATGTTGTCAGGACCTGTGGTGGAATCCGCCTCAGTCATTTTGACTTGCGAGCCGGCGGAAAACATGTGCGATTGAATCTGCCCGGCGGCCTGGCCGTGTCGCGACACCGATTGGATGCCGCACTTTTCGATGCAGCCCGCGATGCCGGCGCAGTCACCTTATCGCGGGTCGGCGCGAGCGTCTTGCCTCGCGAAAGCGACGCGGCCCACCGCGACGTCCAGCTGACCGTTGCCAATACGTCCTCAAGCACAAAAGCGGTTGTCCGCGGAAAAACGGTTCTAGCCGCCGACGGCTTGGGACATCCCAGCCTGCGAAAACTGAACGAGTTCACCGACTCGATTTCAGCGAACTCACGCATCGGATTGGGCGGCATCCTGCGAGACGACGCGGCACATCCGGCGTTTGAACACTTCAAGCCCGGTGTCATCTACATGGCGACCGGTGCACAGGGATACGTCGGCATGGTCCGAGTCGAAAACGGCCATTTAAACTTTGCCGCCGCGGTCGATCGTTCCGGCTATCGATCCGCAAGTGCCCCACAAACAATGCTTGCCGATATCATGCAAACCGCCGGGTATGGTCCATTGCCCATCGGTGATCTGCAGTTGACCGGCACCCCAGAATTGACCCGACGAATCAATCGCGTGGCTTCGGATCGTGTGTTCGTCGTCGGCGACGCGGCCGGATACGTCGAACCCTTCACCGGCGAAGGCATGGCCTGGGCATTCGCCGGCGGTTTAAGCGTGGCCCCCGTGATTCGCCAATCGCTTGATGACTCGGCATCGGCCGGACTAGCCGAAACACGCTGGCAACAACACTGGAATCAACAGATTGCATCCAGACAACGGTGGTGTCGACGCTTGACTTGGTTGCTGCGACGTCCGCGTGCGATCGACGTGGCGATGAAAACCGCGTGCGTCTTCCCTCGTCTAACCTCACCGATCATTCAATCGATGAACGCTTCGTTCGCGGGCTGA
- a CDS encoding Nif3-like dinuclear metal center hexameric protein: protein MKPSKPNHTGASEHTDVAMQDLLDSLGRIAPLRLAEDWDNVGLLVGDSSSRIRSVMTCLTIDEDVVAEAIRHQADLIVAHHPIPFRPVDRISDDHRTGKLVWQLASHGIAVYSAHTAFDSSVDGINQRWALALECQEIGVLMDDSPPGDQAQAESNAPTGTCEGGGRFGTLATMFSLQDLAIRAATLVHGESVRIVGDSAMEIQVVGFACGSGGSFLEAADRRGCHALVTGEATFHTCLEARAMGIGMVLLGHYWSERFAMEQLADQLAQSHPALNLWASRAERDPIRSLQL from the coding sequence ATGAAGCCGAGTAAGCCGAATCACACGGGTGCATCGGAACACACCGATGTTGCGATGCAAGATTTGCTGGACAGCCTGGGCCGGATTGCTCCCCTGCGATTGGCCGAGGACTGGGACAACGTCGGGTTGTTGGTCGGGGATTCTTCATCACGGATCCGGTCGGTGATGACGTGCCTGACGATCGACGAGGATGTGGTGGCCGAAGCGATCCGGCATCAAGCCGATTTAATCGTGGCTCATCACCCGATTCCTTTTCGTCCGGTGGATCGGATCAGCGACGACCATCGCACGGGCAAATTGGTCTGGCAGCTGGCGTCCCATGGAATCGCCGTGTACAGCGCCCATACCGCGTTTGATTCATCAGTCGACGGGATCAACCAGCGTTGGGCATTGGCGTTGGAGTGTCAGGAAATTGGCGTCCTGATGGACGATTCTCCGCCGGGGGATCAGGCCCAAGCCGAATCCAATGCGCCGACCGGTACGTGCGAGGGCGGCGGGCGTTTCGGTACGCTGGCGACGATGTTTTCCTTGCAAGACTTGGCCATCCGTGCCGCGACCTTGGTGCACGGCGAATCGGTTCGCATCGTCGGCGATTCGGCGATGGAGATCCAAGTGGTGGGGTTCGCCTGTGGGAGTGGCGGCAGTTTTCTGGAGGCCGCCGATCGGCGGGGCTGTCACGCCTTGGTGACGGGCGAAGCGACCTTTCACACCTGCTTGGAAGCCCGGGCGATGGGGATCGGCATGGTCTTGTTGGGGCATTATTGGAGCGAACGCTTTGCGATGGAGCAGCTGGCCGACCAGTTGGCCCAGTCGCACCCGGCACTGAATTTGTGGGCCAGCCGGGCGGAACGGGATCCCATTCGCTCATTGCAGCTGTAG
- a CDS encoding glycosyltransferase family 2 protein, which translates to MKIATRNQRGERWLAALPVYNEVGYVDGVLDEVAHYADHVLCVDDGSNDGTSEVLARRSDVDVVTHETNQGYGAALRSIFQYTIEQGFDGVVTLDCDGQHQPKRIPRFVEAAAAADIVSGSRYLKQYEGDDAPPPERMFINRRITSELNRRLGFDLTDAFCGFKAYRAEALQQMDITDNGYAMPLQLWVEAAAADLRVVEVPVPLIYLDLSRSFGGSLDHAETRLNYYNDVLNQAIDKVCREGKPLNERKRLCNQSIG; encoded by the coding sequence TTGAAGATTGCGACTCGAAATCAACGTGGCGAACGCTGGCTAGCCGCTCTGCCGGTCTACAACGAAGTCGGTTACGTCGACGGAGTTCTGGATGAAGTTGCCCATTACGCCGATCACGTTTTGTGCGTCGACGACGGCTCCAACGACGGGACTTCCGAAGTTTTGGCCCGCCGCAGCGATGTTGATGTCGTGACGCACGAAACCAATCAGGGCTACGGGGCCGCGCTGCGAAGCATTTTTCAGTACACCATTGAGCAGGGGTTCGACGGTGTGGTCACCTTGGACTGTGATGGCCAGCACCAGCCGAAGCGGATCCCTCGATTTGTCGAAGCTGCCGCCGCCGCCGATATCGTTTCAGGCAGCCGTTACCTGAAGCAATACGAAGGCGATGACGCGCCGCCACCGGAGCGGATGTTTATCAATCGGCGGATCACCAGCGAATTGAATCGGCGTTTGGGTTTTGATTTGACCGACGCGTTTTGTGGGTTCAAAGCGTATCGCGCCGAAGCGTTGCAACAGATGGACATCACCGACAACGGTTATGCCATGCCGCTGCAGTTGTGGGTGGAAGCCGCGGCAGCAGATTTACGAGTCGTTGAAGTTCCGGTTCCGTTGATCTATCTGGATCTCAGCCGATCCTTTGGTGGTTCGTTGGATCACGCCGAGACTCGATTGAACTATTACAACGATGTATTGAATCAGGCGATCGACAAGGTGTGCCGCGAAGGCAAGCCTTTGAACGAACGCAAGCGTCTGTGCAATCAAAGCATCGGGTGA
- a CDS encoding zinc ribbon domain-containing protein, with product MPDEERINQGHTKVRTVLRLIGPITLGVGVILMVVGLVSFFSSFGSFEPPRYFWCCFLGMPLMMVGLGMSQFGFMGAIARYQAGEIAPVGKDTFNYMADGTKGGVKTVASAIGAGLSEGMGGATARVQCPKCGHANDIDAKFCDECGSAMSKTCPSCGESNEGDAKFCDACGNRFSV from the coding sequence ATGCCGGACGAAGAACGAATCAATCAAGGTCACACAAAAGTCCGAACAGTCTTACGGTTGATCGGGCCGATAACGCTGGGCGTGGGCGTCATCTTGATGGTTGTTGGCCTTGTGAGCTTCTTTTCATCATTCGGCAGCTTTGAACCTCCCCGCTATTTCTGGTGCTGCTTCCTTGGAATGCCGCTGATGATGGTCGGGCTGGGGATGTCTCAGTTCGGTTTCATGGGAGCGATCGCACGTTACCAAGCGGGTGAGATTGCTCCTGTTGGAAAGGACACCTTCAATTACATGGCCGACGGAACCAAGGGCGGCGTGAAAACCGTTGCGTCGGCGATCGGTGCGGGACTGAGCGAGGGGATGGGTGGAGCGACGGCCCGTGTTCAATGTCCAAAATGTGGGCACGCGAACGACATCGATGCGAAGTTCTGCGATGAGTGTGGATCGGCAATGTCGAAGACCTGTCCGTCGTGCGGTGAATCGAACGAAGGCGATGCGAAATTCTGTGACGCCTGTGGAAATAGGTTTTCGGTCTAG
- the infC gene encoding translation initiation factor IF-3: MALARKNIQPENRDTVRINNSIRISPIRVVSEDGEQLGIIPTEDALSRARDAGLDLVEVAPNERPPVCRIMDYGKYKYDKNKKKNSGQSHTKTKEIRLRPKTGDEDVRTKIRQAEKFLKHKDKVQVSVLFRGREMAHIEEGRKVMEMVIELLEPVGKVETTPQQHGRRMICMIAPK, from the coding sequence TTGGCACTGGCACGAAAAAATATTCAACCTGAAAACCGAGACACCGTTCGCATCAACAACAGTATTCGCATCAGCCCGATTCGCGTGGTCAGCGAAGACGGTGAACAGTTGGGAATCATCCCGACTGAAGATGCGTTAAGTCGCGCTCGCGACGCGGGATTGGACCTTGTCGAGGTCGCCCCTAACGAGCGACCGCCTGTTTGCCGGATCATGGATTACGGCAAATACAAGTACGACAAGAACAAGAAGAAGAACAGCGGACAGTCCCATACGAAGACCAAAGAAATCCGTCTGCGTCCCAAAACCGGTGACGAAGACGTGCGGACCAAGATCCGCCAGGCCGAAAAGTTCTTGAAACACAAGGACAAGGTCCAGGTCAGCGTTCTTTTCCGAGGACGTGAGATGGCACACATCGAAGAAGGCCGCAAGGTCATGGAGATGGTCATCGAATTGCTGGAGCCGGTCGGCAAAGTCGAAACCACGCCGCAGCAGCACGGACGACGCATGATCTGTATGATTGCCCCGAAGTGA
- a CDS encoding DUF1579 family protein, with translation MPVASAISINPTEPQIVEAEKLIANLCGRWQGVCRTWFEPGKLADESDITGTMAAVVGGQFLKHQYVGTIQGHPRSGEETWVFNAVTKRWQSAWIDSFHMNGAIMFSQGPALEDGCEVFGRYDVGPGVPPWGWKTVLRLHAPERLVIMALNVSPEGDEALAVETTYRRVAEVGNE, from the coding sequence ATGCCAGTCGCCAGCGCCATCAGTATCAATCCAACGGAGCCCCAGATTGTGGAAGCCGAAAAACTAATCGCGAATCTGTGCGGCCGTTGGCAAGGCGTCTGCCGCACATGGTTTGAGCCTGGAAAATTGGCCGACGAATCGGACATCACCGGAACGATGGCCGCGGTGGTGGGCGGTCAATTTTTAAAGCACCAATACGTTGGAACGATCCAAGGTCACCCGCGCTCGGGCGAAGAGACATGGGTGTTCAACGCGGTGACAAAACGATGGCAATCGGCGTGGATCGACAGTTTTCACATGAACGGCGCTATCATGTTCTCCCAAGGCCCTGCGTTGGAGGACGGTTGCGAGGTGTTCGGTCGGTACGACGTCGGCCCGGGAGTGCCGCCGTGGGGTTGGAAGACGGTGTTGCGTCTGCACGCCCCCGAGCGTTTGGTCATCATGGCGTTAAATGTCAGCCCCGAAGGCGACGAGGCCCTGGCGGTCGAAACGACTTACCGACGAGTCGCCGAAGTGGGGAATGAATGA
- a CDS encoding sulfatase-like hydrolase/transferase, which translates to MPESRCLLFSVWAALCIAGTGHVFPVMAQAEDSQSETGTNDGTDRPNILWITSEDNGVSWVSCYGGTNAQTPAIDGLAEEGFRYTHCFDNAAVCAPTRSCWITGMYGISNGTQPMRSRNPIPHHQIKYYPDLLREAGYHTSNPGKTDYNIGGREDKACWDFKGEKGKSPYGWKYRKPGQPFFAVVNIQDSHESRAHGSVDNVTKDPAKMKLYSYHPDLPVVRKNYAKYAEAVERMDAKVGATIEALKKDGLYDDTIIVYNSDHGGVMARSKRFLYASGVHCPLVIRIPAKWKHLYPATEPGTTVDRIVSFVDMPKTWLALAGADIPEQFQGTVFLGDQIEPAPKYHLGFRERADERLDNVRMIRDERYAYHKNYMPYAPAGQHLAYLWKAPLTAAWEQHHREGKTNEITGRFFRPRVSEEFYDNQTDFDNVHSLIDAPEHQVKISELKKALRQQQLELRDSGLMPEKMRERRAAAHGITIYEMVRDENLYPLERYLDLADLALARDPSNLEAFVGGMSDSDEVVRWWSAVGLHLLDQHAMPAKDVLRNGLSDESHEVRMMSAWTLVELGDSKQALACLNELLFEGTNNETMLHNVIDWMGQPALPLVKRYVDQGKTREGRYGISIFGRIAQLNGW; encoded by the coding sequence ATGCCTGAATCAAGGTGTTTACTGTTCTCTGTTTGGGCGGCGTTGTGCATTGCGGGCACCGGCCACGTTTTCCCGGTGATGGCTCAGGCCGAAGATAGCCAGTCCGAAACCGGAACGAACGACGGGACTGATCGACCGAACATTTTGTGGATCACCAGCGAGGACAACGGCGTCTCCTGGGTCAGTTGTTACGGCGGAACCAATGCACAAACGCCGGCGATCGACGGGCTGGCCGAGGAAGGGTTTCGCTACACGCACTGTTTCGACAACGCGGCCGTGTGTGCACCGACCCGATCATGTTGGATCACCGGGATGTACGGGATCTCCAACGGAACGCAACCGATGCGCAGTCGCAATCCGATCCCGCACCACCAGATCAAATACTATCCCGATCTGTTGCGTGAGGCCGGTTACCACACATCGAATCCGGGAAAGACGGATTACAACATCGGCGGACGCGAAGACAAAGCGTGCTGGGACTTCAAAGGCGAGAAGGGGAAATCACCTTACGGCTGGAAATATCGAAAGCCGGGACAACCGTTTTTTGCCGTCGTGAACATCCAAGACAGTCACGAAAGTCGTGCCCACGGGAGCGTGGACAATGTGACCAAGGATCCGGCAAAAATGAAGTTGTATTCCTACCATCCTGATCTGCCGGTGGTTCGAAAGAACTATGCGAAATACGCCGAGGCGGTCGAACGAATGGACGCCAAGGTTGGGGCGACGATCGAGGCGCTGAAGAAGGACGGTTTGTACGACGACACGATCATTGTCTACAACTCCGATCACGGCGGAGTGATGGCGCGAAGTAAGCGATTTTTGTACGCCAGCGGTGTCCACTGTCCTCTGGTCATCCGAATTCCCGCTAAGTGGAAGCACTTGTATCCGGCGACCGAACCCGGCACGACGGTGGATCGCATCGTCAGTTTTGTTGACATGCCGAAAACTTGGTTGGCCTTGGCCGGTGCGGACATTCCCGAGCAGTTTCAAGGCACGGTCTTTCTGGGAGATCAGATCGAGCCGGCGCCAAAGTATCATCTTGGGTTCCGTGAACGTGCCGACGAACGACTGGATAATGTTCGCATGATTCGTGACGAAAGATACGCCTATCACAAAAACTACATGCCGTACGCGCCGGCTGGACAGCACCTGGCCTATCTTTGGAAAGCACCTTTGACGGCGGCTTGGGAACAACATCATCGCGAGGGCAAAACCAATGAAATCACCGGGCGATTCTTTCGTCCGCGTGTTTCCGAAGAGTTCTACGACAATCAGACGGATTTCGACAACGTTCACAGTCTGATCGATGCACCGGAGCATCAGGTCAAAATCAGCGAACTGAAGAAGGCGCTTCGACAACAACAACTGGAGTTGCGAGATTCGGGCTTGATGCCGGAAAAAATGCGTGAGCGACGTGCGGCGGCCCATGGGATCACCATTTATGAAATGGTGCGGGACGAGAATCTGTATCCGTTGGAGCGATACCTCGATTTGGCCGATCTGGCGCTGGCAAGAGATCCGTCAAACCTGGAAGCGTTCGTCGGCGGTATGTCCGACAGTGATGAAGTCGTTCGCTGGTGGTCCGCTGTCGGGCTTCATTTGCTGGATCAACACGCGATGCCGGCGAAGGATGTGCTGCGAAACGGCCTTTCCGATGAATCGCATGAGGTCCGTATGATGTCGGCATGGACGCTGGTCGAGTTGGGGGACTCCAAACAGGCGTTGGCTTGTTTGAACGAATTGTTGTTCGAAGGAACGAATAACGAAACGATGCTGCACAACGTGATCGATTGGATGGGGCAACCCGCGTTGCCACTGGTCAAACGCTATGTCGACCAAGGTAAGACTCGTGAAGGACGATATGGTATCAGCATTTTTGGCCGCATCGCCCAATTGAACGGTTGGTGA
- a CDS encoding linear amide C-N hydrolase, with amino-acid sequence MKWHSELVLPVTVTVIFTITFLVVPAVSACTRILWNPSDSVTIVGRTMDWAESTQPKLWVFPRGIQRDGGMMGPVRLIHDRPARWKSKYGSVVVSGYDLGSFDGMNEQGLGMHLLFLTATDYGVPDDTKDGIQAGLWGQYLLDNAASVDEAIDLMKGIQPVMVEHGGFRSTLHLAIEDSSGDSAIVEYVGGNAKIYHGSQHRVMTNDPPYDQQLKELSKWDFSDATRKTPLPGNVNPIARFVRANYFLESLRKPRSEREAIASVLSIARNASVPFNAPYKTPGTIYDTEYRTVADLAARRYFFELTTSPNVIWIDLNAFDLREGGETKTLDPNDIHLSGSVESNFQVVDQPPF; translated from the coding sequence ATGAAATGGCACTCGGAACTTGTCCTGCCCGTGACGGTCACCGTCATTTTTACGATCACGTTTTTGGTGGTGCCGGCGGTTTCGGCCTGCACACGCATCCTTTGGAACCCCAGCGACTCGGTGACGATCGTCGGCCGCACGATGGACTGGGCCGAATCCACCCAACCCAAACTTTGGGTCTTTCCAAGGGGTATCCAGCGTGACGGAGGCATGATGGGACCGGTGCGGCTGATCCATGATCGGCCCGCTCGTTGGAAATCCAAATATGGGTCGGTGGTCGTATCGGGCTACGACCTGGGATCCTTCGACGGCATGAACGAACAGGGATTGGGAATGCACCTGTTGTTCTTGACCGCGACCGATTACGGCGTTCCAGACGACACCAAGGACGGCATTCAAGCCGGGTTATGGGGCCAGTATCTGCTAGATAATGCCGCGTCGGTCGACGAAGCGATCGACTTGATGAAGGGGATCCAGCCGGTGATGGTCGAACACGGCGGATTCAGATCCACGTTACATCTGGCCATCGAAGATTCATCGGGCGATTCGGCCATCGTCGAATACGTCGGCGGAAATGCCAAGATCTACCACGGATCCCAACACCGTGTGATGACCAACGACCCGCCATACGATCAACAGCTCAAAGAACTGTCCAAGTGGGACTTTAGCGATGCGACCCGCAAAACACCGTTGCCGGGCAACGTGAACCCCATCGCCCGGTTCGTGCGTGCAAACTATTTCCTGGAATCGCTTCGCAAACCACGCAGCGAACGCGAAGCAATCGCATCGGTCCTGTCGATCGCCCGCAACGCTTCGGTGCCGTTCAACGCACCTTACAAGACGCCGGGGACGATCTATGACACGGAATATCGCACCGTCGCGGATCTGGCGGCGCGACGCTATTTCTTTGAACTGACCACCAGCCCCAACGTCATCTGGATCGACCTGAACGCATTTGATCTTCGTGAAGGCGGCGAAACGAAAACGCTGGACCCCAACGACATCCACCTTTCTGGCAGCGTTGAATCCAATTTCCAGGTCGTCGACCAACCGCCTTTCTAA
- a CDS encoding patatin-like phospholipase family protein, with protein sequence MQRLGLALSGGGFRAVLYHLGVVRFLRDAGLLSQVTHITSVSGGSVLAAHLVLNWDRYCGSDEEWQQVAEEILHLVQLDVRNRIVRRFPLASMTNIGRRTLRMSTRRQYTRAGLLEQHYEKCLYGDTSLFNLPERPQLYILATNLSEGSLCAFHRDGLLLLRRTPGRYDRFEKVRMGLATVPMAVAASSAFPGFFPPLELRNWEVGAKEGEFSRLSFTDGGIYDNIGLRMFHHIQHTSLSNAGAPDATDVLDPDAMAAALSAGAEMPENTAMRRLWEKLTALDPDITVAKSKRETQQYHRILIDNLGTIARNDELYRDPIFQEIQLSDPRARALLDDTNTSFDRLESSDRVWLNRQLIAAALERCTGKPCLRSGGDGFDGILVSDAGASFKVRGDGKAGGLFSTAMRSSDILMDRVNQLELESFRYTPGVLFFPITHVVQQTEDSHAPHPEIQHHASLIRTDMDAFSDLEVSALVQHGYCVARQACRERALLPPAEIPSGPPWNPVAAKAMRKGTSAGSAALLSDPGTALQFARRLQQSSSRRILSTLLSFRDWPTYVWMPIVTLLMLTLPYLLYKSNRTATQRGYVLAAVAETSPLYRKILELIQAGPIRTVEAVDFEEVTSMDDLNFDGFEVLSDDRIFDLRALVPNSSGQESKPYVHSRLRVRRTKITDENPHLRFQIPSNDETLNYFCKTKSLRPRHRRMKLADGRYLWELDLDFSSVPLGDDAELVLEGLLISESSEQYADEGRFQFSLPADTGLAQIWMLMPENRNYENFEISGWPIDAPELAEPIDPTTKVELPIGSIATFQLINPRDNFRYECRWKWSGTEQ encoded by the coding sequence ATGCAACGACTTGGACTGGCGCTATCTGGCGGCGGCTTTCGCGCGGTGCTCTATCACCTCGGCGTCGTGCGTTTTCTCCGTGACGCGGGGCTGCTGTCACAGGTCACTCACATCACTTCGGTCTCCGGTGGCAGCGTCCTAGCCGCTCATCTGGTGCTGAACTGGGACCGGTACTGCGGGAGCGACGAGGAATGGCAACAAGTCGCTGAAGAGATCCTGCATTTGGTACAGCTGGATGTACGCAATCGCATTGTTCGCCGGTTCCCATTGGCGTCGATGACGAACATCGGCAGACGGACTCTGCGAATGTCGACTCGCCGGCAGTACACGCGTGCCGGGCTGTTGGAGCAGCACTACGAAAAGTGCTTGTACGGCGACACCAGCCTTTTCAATCTGCCCGAGCGGCCACAACTTTACATTCTGGCAACCAACCTGAGCGAGGGATCACTTTGCGCGTTCCATCGGGACGGATTGCTACTGCTGCGACGGACTCCGGGGCGATACGACCGCTTTGAAAAAGTACGGATGGGGCTGGCAACGGTCCCCATGGCGGTCGCGGCTTCGTCGGCGTTTCCGGGATTCTTTCCCCCATTGGAACTGAGGAATTGGGAGGTCGGTGCCAAGGAGGGGGAATTCAGCCGTCTTTCATTCACCGATGGAGGCATCTATGACAATATTGGATTGCGGATGTTCCACCACATCCAGCACACGTCGCTGAGCAACGCGGGGGCGCCAGACGCGACGGACGTGCTTGATCCTGATGCGATGGCGGCGGCGTTATCCGCGGGAGCGGAAATGCCCGAGAACACTGCCATGCGACGGTTATGGGAAAAGCTGACGGCGCTGGATCCAGACATCACAGTTGCGAAATCCAAACGGGAGACACAACAGTATCATCGGATTTTGATCGACAACCTGGGTACGATTGCCCGCAACGACGAGCTGTATCGTGACCCGATCTTCCAAGAGATCCAACTGTCCGATCCGCGGGCACGCGCGTTGCTCGATGACACCAACACGTCCTTCGATCGGTTGGAATCAAGCGACCGAGTCTGGTTGAATCGCCAGCTGATCGCTGCGGCGTTGGAGCGATGCACCGGTAAACCATGTTTGCGTTCTGGCGGCGATGGATTCGATGGCATTTTGGTCAGCGATGCGGGCGCTTCGTTCAAAGTTCGCGGCGACGGTAAAGCTGGCGGCCTTTTCAGTACGGCCATGCGATCCTCCGACATCTTGATGGACCGGGTCAACCAGCTGGAACTTGAATCATTCCGCTATACGCCCGGCGTCCTGTTCTTCCCGATCACGCATGTCGTCCAGCAAACGGAGGATTCGCACGCACCGCATCCGGAAATCCAACATCATGCGTCGCTGATCCGCACGGACATGGATGCCTTCTCGGACTTGGAGGTGTCGGCTCTTGTGCAACACGGGTACTGCGTGGCCCGACAAGCCTGTCGCGAACGAGCCTTGTTGCCGCCGGCCGAAATCCCAAGTGGCCCGCCTTGGAATCCAGTCGCTGCCAAGGCAATGCGGAAAGGCACCTCGGCCGGCTCGGCTGCTTTGCTGAGCGATCCCGGTACGGCGTTGCAATTTGCCCGGCGGCTTCAGCAATCATCATCACGCCGAATCCTAAGCACGCTATTGAGCTTTCGCGATTGGCCGACCTATGTGTGGATGCCAATTGTCACACTGTTGATGCTCACGCTGCCTTACCTGCTTTACAAGTCAAATAGGACCGCGACCCAGCGAGGGTACGTGCTGGCGGCAGTGGCTGAGACCAGCCCGCTTTATCGAAAAATACTGGAGCTGATCCAGGCGGGGCCGATTCGCACGGTGGAAGCCGTGGATTTCGAAGAAGTGACGTCGATGGACGATCTCAACTTCGACGGCTTCGAAGTCCTGTCCGACGACAGGATTTTTGATCTGCGCGCTTTGGTGCCCAATTCGTCGGGGCAAGAATCAAAGCCTTACGTGCATAGTCGTCTTCGAGTCCGGCGGACCAAGATCACGGACGAAAACCCACATTTGCGTTTCCAAATACCATCGAACGACGAAACGCTGAATTACTTCTGCAAGACCAAGAGTCTGAGACCGCGGCATCGGCGGATGAAACTGGCGGATGGAAGATACCTTTGGGAACTGGACCTGGACTTCAGCAGCGTTCCCCTGGGAGATGATGCCGAACTGGTTCTTGAAGGTCTGTTGATCAGTGAATCAAGTGAGCAGTACGCGGACGAAGGGCGTTTTCAGTTCAGCCTTCCGGCCGACACGGGGCTGGCACAGATCTGGATGCTGATGCCAGAGAATCGAAACTACGAAAACTTTGAAATCAGCGGGTGGCCAATTGATGCCCCCGAGCTGGCAGAACCCATCGATCCCACCACAAAGGTTGAGCTTCCCATTGGTTCCATCGCGACATTCCAATTGATCAATCCCAGGGATAACTTTCGCTACGAATGCCGCTGGAAATGGAGCGGTACAGAGCAATAG